ATAACAGACttggataattttgctaatctcaataactgttttattttataattaaacccAGAATTTTATGCTAAACACTATGTTGAGCCATAGCATGATCCAAATGAACATAAATCAAACTGTTATAAATCAGACTTTTAGAGTTTTTAAATCAGACGTCCATCCGTGTGTGAGATGTCAGACTGGCATCAGACTGCAGGAGTTTTCACAGGAGGTCTGAGTGTGAGATCAGACGTGTCTAATGTGAATCTAATGTGCCGAGTATGGAGCTTATGTTTTAAACCTCAGCCGTGTTATAATCAGACTTCAACTCATCATTAACTCAGTCTGATTAAGTGTCTGATTAAAACACTTACTGAGTCTAATTACAGGAGACAGTGATAAAGGGGGTGTGGCCAAGGTGGAGCTGGGGGAGGAGTCTGCAGCCAAAGTTAtggtaattttataataataataattatcgTTTCAGGTCTCGGTCTCTCTCAGGACGTCGCTGGTGCCACTTTCATGGCTgctggaagctccgcccccgaACTCGTCACCGCCTTTCTGGGTAACAAAATAATacgccatttatttatttatttatttatttaaatttaggGGAAGAATCTCAGTGtttaggtcacatgacaaatttaatatgatattttataataaatattttgttaaatccTAATTATAGTATTACAATCCAGACTGTAAtttctgttacatttttaattttttaagtcCTTTTTCCCataagctattattattattatcattatcattattattattattattattattattattattattcaaagcCTCAGTAGTTTGTGTAAgctaagctgtgtgtgtgtgtgtgtgtgtgcaggtgtgttcGTGACAAAGGGAGATATCGGTGTGAGCACTATCGTGGGCTCCGCTGTTTATAACCTGCTGGGAATCTGCGCTGCATGTGGCCTCTTAAGCTCAGTGGTGTGTAAAatatacccacacacacacacacacacacgcacacacaccctaaccctaactctaactctaactctaaccctgTTTAGGTTAGTCGTCTGAGTTGTTGGCCGTTGTTCAGGGACTGTATCGCCTACGCCATTAGTGTGACCGCTGTGATCGCCATGATCTCTGATAACCAGGTGtactggtgagtgtgtgtgtgagtgtgtgtgtaagtgagtgcgtatatatatatatatatattgtctaCCACAGTTGAAATTATGAGATCAAAGTGCAGACCTTGAGCTTTAATTTGTacaaattacagcactttttatatgtggctCCACCCCTTTTTAAGAGACtgaaagtaattggacaattagctgctcagctgttccatggccagatgtgtgttattccctcattattccctcattatttcagcAGACAAAAGGTATAGTGATGATTaaagtgtggcatttgcatttggaatcagGATGACCGGGTAGCTCAGGTGCTCAGGTGGGGAGGGATTCATCAGGAAGGACGTCCGACGTAAAACTGCGTAAAAAGCATGACAGAAGAACGCTTTCCCTGGAGAGGAAACTGCTTCACAACTGACCAGATGAAGAACATCCTCCAGTGTATCTgcgtcaaagtcaacaatcacaagaagaatgatgggaagagaagagtgtggagaagggaaggaactgctcatgatctgaagcgTACCACCTCAACACCCGATGTGGGTGTGGGCGtggatgtgtgagtgtgggcGTGAGTGTGGGCGTGGATGTGGGTGTGGGCGtggatgtgtgagtgtgggcgtggatgtgtgagtgtgggcGTGAGTGTGGGCGtggatgtgtgagtgtgggcGTGAGTGTGGGCGtggatgtgtgagtgtgggcGTGGGTGTGGGCatgggtgtgggtgtgagtgtgggtgtgggcGTGAGTGTGGGTGTAtatgtgggtgtgggtgtgggcaTGGGCGTGAGTGTGGGCGTATATGCAGGTGTGGGTGTGGGcgtgagtgtgggtgtgggcATGGATGTGGGTGTGGGcgtgagtgtgggtgtgggcgtgagtgtgggtgtgggcGTGAGTGTGGGTGTAtatgtgggtgtgggtgtgggtgtgggcaTGGGCGTGAGTGTGGGCGTATATGcaggtgtgggtgtgggtgtgggcgtGAGTGTGGGCGTATATGCGGGTGTGGGTGCgggtgtgggtgtgggcgtgagtgtgagtgtgggtgtgggcgtgggtgtgggtgtgggtgtgggcgtgagtgtgggtgtgggcGTGAGTGTGAGCGTGGGCGTGGGTGTGGGCgtgggtgtgagtgtgggtgtgggtgtgggcgtGGGCGTGAGTGTGAGCGTGGGCgtgggtgtgagtgtgggtgtgggcGTGGGTGTGGGCGTGGGTGTGGGCGTGAGTGTGGGcgtgagtgtgggtgtgggcgtgagtgtgggtgtgggtgtgggcgtGAGTGTGAGCGTGGGCGTGGGTGTGGGCgtgggtgtgagtgtgggtgtgggtgtgggtgtgggtgtgggtgtgggcgtGGGCGTGGGCGTATATGCGGGTGTGGGTGCGGGTGTGGGCGTGggcgtgagtgtgagtgtgggcGTGGGCGTGGGTGTGGTGGGTgtggtgggtgtgggtgtgggcgtGGGTGTGGgcgtgggtgtgggtgtgggtgtgagtgtgggtgtgggcgtgggtgtgagtgtgggcgtgagtgtgagtgtgggtgtgggcGTGGGTGTGGGCGTGGGCGTGGgcgtgggtgtgggtgtgggcgtgagtgtgggtgtgggtgtgggcgtGGACCTGTCcagctgccagtggaactggttctcttgtgtttattgatgatgtgactgctgactgAAGCAGCAGGATGAGTTCTGAAGTGTACAGGGAGATATTAActgctcacattcacacacatgcttcAGCACTCAGTGGATGgagcttcacagtgcagatggacctGAAGCACAATTCtaaagcaacccaagactttaagataaaaaaatgaaatgttctacAATAACTGAGTCACTCACCTGAGCTGAATCCAGctgagctgcatttcacttgctttGGCTGTAAATAGCtttaaatgaaagctgaaagtctgcactttttCATTATTACATTTCAACTCCTATAAACTGTAAGCAGCTAAAACAGCTATAACTTTATCAATGTGGAAATAATGTGCTGACTGTATACACAGAATTCACCCCTGACCTCTGCCACATTACTACAGACTGCgactcaaacacactcaatcAGGACTTATTTAACGATTTTACACAAAACAGTCCAAAGATCAGTATAGTTTGTAAATTATTCAGAAATAAAGTACATAAAAAtagtgattgcataagtatcgACTGTGAAacaaccccaacacttacactccacacaaccccaaccccaacactccacacaaccccaacacttacactccacacaaccccaacactctacacaaccccaacacttacactccacacaaccccaacactctacacaaccccaacacttacactccacacaaccccaacactccacacaaccccaacacttacactccacacaaccccaacacttacactccacacaaccccaacacttacactccacacaaccccaacacttacactccacacaaccccaacactccacacaaccccaacacttacactccacacaaccccaaccccaacactccacacaaccccaaccccaacactccacacaaccccaacacttacactccacacaaccccaacactccacacaaccccaacacttacactccacacaaccccaaccccaacactccacacaaccccaaccccaacactccacacaaccccaacactctacacaaccccaacacttacactccacacaaccccaacactccacacaaccccaacactctacacaaccccaacacttacactccacacaaccccaacactctacacaaccccaacacttacactccacacaaccccaacacttacactccacacaaccccaacactctacacaaccccaacactccacacaaccccaacacttacactccacacaaccccaacacttacactccacacaaccccaacactccacacaaccccaacacttacactccacacaaccccaacactctacacaaccccaacactctacacaaccccaacacttacactccacacaaccccaacactccacacaaccccaacacttacactccacacaaccccaacactctacacaaccccaacacttacactccacacaaccccaacactctacacaaccccaacacttacactccacacaaccccaacactctacacaaccccaacacttacactccacacaaccccaacacttacactccacacaaccccaacactccacacaaccccaacacttacactccacacaaccccaacacttacactccacacaaccccaacactccacacaaccccaacacttacactccacacaaccccaacactacacaaccccaacactctacacaaccccaacacttacactccacacaaccccaacacttacactccacacaaccccaaccccaacactccacacaaccccaacactctacacaaccccaacactccacacaaccccaacactccacacaaccccaacacttacactctacacaaccccaacacttacactccacacaaccccaacactccacacaaccccaacactctacacaaccccaacacttacactccacacaaccccaaccccaacactccacacaaccccaacactccacacaaccccaacacttacactccacacaaccccaacactccacacaaccccaacacttacactctacacaaccccaacactccacacaaccccaacacttacactccacacaaccccaacactccacacaaccccaacacttacactccacacaaccccaacactccacatacacaaccccaacacttacactctacacaaccccaacactccacacaaccccaacactccacacaaccccaacacttacactccatacaaccccaacactccacacaaccccaacacttacactctacacaaccccaacactccacacaaccccaacacttacactccacacaaccccaacactccacacaaccccaacacttacactccacacaaccccaacacttacactccacacaaccccaacacttacactccacacaaccccaacactccacacaaccccaacacttacactccatacaaccccaacacttacactccacacaaccccaacactctacacaaccccaacacttacactccacacaaccccaacactccacacaaccccaacacttacactctacacaaccccaacacttacactccacacaaccccaacactccacacaaccccaacacttacactccatacaaccccaacacttacactccacacaaccccaacacttacactccacacaaccccaacacttacactccacacaaccccaacactctacacaaccccaacacttacactccacacaaccccaacacttacactccacacaaccccaacactctacacaaccccaacacttacactccacacaaccccaacacttacactccacacaaccccaacactctacacaaccccaacacttacactccacacaactcCAACACTTACACTCTACACAACCTGCACTTTATGGAAAAGTGACAAGAAAGACGTTACTGAAAAAAATGCGTATTAAATCCTGTGTGGAgaatctttgtgtgtgtgtgtgtgtgttacaggtatgATGCAGCATGTTTGTTACTGGTGTACAATGTGcagatgtttgtgtttgtgtgtgtgtttttgtgtgtgtgtgttacaggtatgACGCAGCATGTCTGTTACTGGTGTACGGTGTGTACATCGTGGTGTTGTGTTTTGACGTGAGGATCAGTGAGTATGTGTTGCGGCGTTTCagtccatgttgtgtgtgtttggggaagAGTGAGGAGGAGCTCTCAGAGAGACGGCCCCTCAGTGGGTGGAGCCACGACCAAGACCATGATGATGTCACAAGTCTGCGAGTCTCCCGCCGCTCACGTACAGACAGTGGCATCTTCCACGAGGACTCATCGTACTCACACCTGTCCCTCAGCCTGCACGgcctctcagacacaccccgtggtacacacacacacacacacacacacacacacacagcctctcagacacaccccgcggtacacacacacacacacacacagcctctcagacacaccccgcggtacacacacacacacacacagacacacagacacacacacagcctctcagacacaccccgcggtacacacacacacacacacacacacacacagcctctcagacacaccccgcggtacacacacacacacacacacacacacagacacacacacagcctctcagacacaccccgcggtacacacacacacacacacacacagcctctcagacacaccccgcggtacacacacacacacacacacacacacacacacacacacacacacacacacacacacacagcctctcagacacaccccgcggtacacacacacacacaaacacacacacagcctctcagacacaccccgcggtacacacacacacacacacacagacacacacacacagcctctcagacacaccccgtggtacacacacacacacaaacacacacacagcctctcagacacaccccgcggtacacacacacacacacacacacacacacacagcctctcagacacaccccgcggtacacacacacacacagacacacagacacacacacagcctctcagacacaccccgcggtatacacacacacacacacacacacacagcctctcagacacaccccgcggtacacacacacacacacacacacacacagcctctcagacacaccccgcggtacacacacacacacacacagacacacagacacacacacagcctctcagacacaccccgcggtatacacacacacacagacacacacacagcctctcagacacaccccgcggtacacacacacacacacagcctctcagacacaccccgcagtacacacacacacacagacacacacacagcctctcagacacaccccgcggtacacacacacacacacacagacacacacacacacacacagcctctcagacacaccccgcggtatacacacacacacacagacacacacacacacacacacacagcctctcagacacaccccgcggtatacacacacacacacagacacacacacacacacacacacagcctctcagacacaccccgcggtatacacacacacacacacacacacacagcctctcagacacaccccgcggtatacacacacacacacagacacacacacagcctctcagacacaccccgtggtatacacacacacacacagacacacacacacacacacacagcctctcagacacaccccgcggtatacacacacacacacacacacacagcctctcagacacaccccgcggtatacacacacacacacagacacacacacagcctctcagacacaccccgcggtacacacacacacacacacagacacacacacacagcctctcagacacaccccgcggtatacacacacacacagacacacacacacacagcctctcagacacaccccgcggtatacacacacacacagacacacacacagcctctcagacacaccccgcggtatacacacacacacacacagacacacacacacagcctctcagacacaccccgcggtacacacacacacacacacacagcctctcagacacaccccgcggtacacacacacacacacacacagcctctcagacacaccccgcggtacacacacacacacacacacacacagcctctcagacACGCCccgcggtacacacacacacacacacacacacacacagcctctcagaTACACCccgcggtacacacacacacacacacacacacagcctctcagacACGCCccgcggtacacacacacacatacacacacagacacacacacacacacacagcctctcagaTACACCccgcggtacacacacacacacacacacacagcctctcagacacaccccgcggtacacacacacacacacacacacacacacagcctctcagacacaccccgcggtacacacacacacacatacacacacagatacacacacagcctctcagacacaccccgcggtatacacacacacacacacacacacagcctctcagacacaccccgcggtacacacacacacacacacacacacacacagcctctcagacacaccccgcggtacacacacacacacacacacacacacacacacagcctctcagacacaccccgcggtacacacacacacacacacacacagcctctcagacacaccccgcggtacacacacacacagacacacacagacacacacagcctctcagacacaccccgcggtatacacacacacacacacacacacaccccgtggtacacacatacacacacacacacagcctctcagacacaccccgcggtatacacacacacacacacacacacacacacagcctctcagacacaccccgcggtatacacacacacacacagacacacacacagcctctcagacacaccccgcgatacacacacacacacacacacacacaccccgtggtacacacatacacacatacacacacagacacacacacacacacagcctctcagacacaccccgcagtacacacacacacacacacacacacagcctctcagacacaccccgcggtacacacacacacacacacacacagcctctcacacacaccccgcggtacacacacacacacacacacacacaccccgtggtacacacatacacacatacacacacagacacacacacacacacagcctctcagacacaccccgcgatacacacacacactcatacacacacagacacacacagacacacacagcctctcagacacaccccgcggtacacacacacacacacacacacacacagcctctcacACACGCCccgcggtacacacacacacacagacacacacacagcctctcagacACGCCCCgcggtatacacacacacacacacacacacacacacagcctctcagacacaccccgcggtacacacacacacacatacacacacagacacacacacacacagcctctcagacacaccccgcggtacacacacacacacacagacacacacacacacagcctctcagacacaccccgcggtacacacacacacacacacacacacacacagcctctcagacacaccccgcggtacacacacacacacagcctctcagacacaccccacggtacacacacacacacacacagcctctcagacacaccccgcggtacacacacacacacacacacacacacacacagcctctcagacacaccccgcggtacacacacacacacacacacacacacacacagcctctcagacacaccccgcggtacacacatacacacacacacacacacacacacacacacacagcctctcagacacaccccgcggtacacacacacacacacacagcctctcagacacaccccgcggtacacacacacacacacacacaccagatttAAACTTCGATTTTTCAAATAGTTTTAAAACCTCATAAAAGTTAAAATCATGAAGTGTCTTTAACTTTTAAGAGGTTTTAAAACTAATCAAAGTGATGGCAGGATAAAACaaagacactgagagagtgataaaatgtgaaaaaaaaagaaagaaagaaattagaGGGATGGGGAGATGTTACCATTAAAGTGATGGGAGgataagagagaaagacagtgagagaatgacacaaaaaatacgaaagaaagcaaaagtatggaagaaaaagagatgaaaaatgaatgaaggaatgagtGAAGGAATGGATAGAGAGATAGGATATTGGAGACAGTCGTGTATGTCTACATGTgaggtcgtgtgtgtgtgtgtgtgtgtgtgtgtgtgtgtgtcagagcccCACAGCGTGTTCCGGATGCCCGACAGTGATGTGAAGCGTATATTTTGGGTGTTGTCGGTGCCTGTGATGGTGCTGCTCTACGTTACGGTACCTGACTGCAGGAAACGGTTCTGGAAGAAGTTCTACATGCTGACGTTCTTCATGGCTGCCGTGTGGATCGCCGCCTTCACCTACGTGCTCGTCTGGATGGTCACCATCGTGGGTTAGTAATGTGCAGCTCTGGTTCCCAGCCCTGCTCCTGAAGAACCAGTGACAACACTAAAGCGTGCAGGACAGAGGGTTCTGCAGGACCTGGGCGGGGAACCAGAACCAGCTGGAATGAAACCGTACACTCCTGGGATATTAGCTCATAGaaagaaacattattattaaactattagtattattattattattattattgttattattattattattattattattattatcattataagcCAATCAATGTAAGCATCCTGCAGCGGTCACTACATCGTGCACATGATTCTCCAACGTAAGGATCAGTGACTTTATTGGAACCTGCACCACGAGCGTAAAGCACTGAAAACGAGTTCACACACTTTAAACTCCTGTCAGGATTAAACTGAGCTGAACGTCATCACTGTCACAGAAACGGGATTATAAACATGTTTCCTGTCTATTAGAGAAGCAGAACTCAGTGCAGAACAAATTCTGTTGGAAATTCAGCTTTGTTTAActtttagtaaaatattaaaacagagCGTTTTAGGGCCAAAAGAATCACTGCTCTGAAGATGCTGTgttcctgaacacacacacacacacacacagcatcacatgcTCTACTCCGCCATTCCGGAGATTCCAGCTGTGTATCCTGAGGGAATGTGGGATTACAGTCTAAGATCATGTGATTCCCACGGCCTCATGGGACAATAATAGGattattattcagaaaaaaGGGGTGCagactcgtgtgtgtgtgtgtgtgtgtgcgtgtgtgtgcgtgtgtgtgtgtgtgtgtgtagcaggagAATATCACGCTGCATATCCTCACATGTCTGTGTGCACTACTATTAAACACTGACCTGACCGGATGTTAACTTCACTTTCTaatcattaatttttatttcagctgcaAACATACAGTTTATCTCCAACTGCTGcatattcactgtgtgtgtgtgtgtgtgtgtgtgtgtgtgtgtgtgtaggagagacactggagattcctgaCACGGTGATGGGGCTTACACTGTTAGCAGCAGGAACCAGCATCCCGGATACGATCGCTAGCGTGATGGTGGCTCGAGAGGGTAAAGTctgtttttaattcagctaTCAAACGCTAGCCTTAGAGAgtgagaggccacgcctccttcaccgagaCTGACagttacagaggccacgcctccttcaccgagactgacaggtacagaggccacgcctccttcaccgagactgacaggtacagaggccacgcctccttcaccgagactgacaggtacagaggccacgcctccttcaccgagacagacaggtacagaggccacgcctccttcaccaagactgacaggtacagaggccacgcctccttcaccgagactgacaggtacagaggccacgcctccttcaccgagactgacaggtacagaggccacacctccttcactgagactgacaggtacagaggccacgcctccttcactgagactgacaggtacagaggccacgcctccttcaccaaGACTGACAGGTGTTatctttataataatatataataataacgtGAGTAGAACGTGGTGTTTGATGTTAAGAGCTCAGCAGTCAGGTGTTGAGTTCCTCGGTTCCTCATGTGTCTCTCAGGTAAAGGAGACATGGCCATGTCCAACATCGTGGGCTCTAACGTGTTTGACATGCTGTGTCTGGGCCTGCCGTGGTTTATAAAGACGGCGTTTGTGGACCCGTCGTCTCCGGTGGTGGTGAACAGTACGGGTCTGGTCTTCACCACCTCCTCGCTCCTCATCtccatcctcatcctcttcatcgCCACTCACATCAATGGCTGGAAGCTGGACAGGAAGCTCGGAGCTGCCTGCTTAGTCATCTACGTGATTTTCGCCACGCTGTCCATCCTCTACGAGCTCGGGATCATCGGGAACAGTCCGATCCGCGCCTGCGGCGACTAACTGACCTCAGATCAGAATTTAACACAGCACACTGGACCTGAAAAACTGCAGTATGGAGATCtcctgatctcagatcagcatTAACATTAAAGATAACTGACCTCACATCAGCCTTAACACACAGTGACTGAACCTGGACATACAGGGCTCACACAGAAGACCTAAACCACTACAGATCACTGACCTCAGATCAGTGTTAATACACAACAGCTGAGACTCCTGAGAACACCTGTGCCTGTTtaactgatctcagatcagatcCTGTGGTTTATGCAGAATCAGCTTCAACACTGGActtaaaaacaacagatttatttctgtttgtacaGAATTACTGATCTCAGATCATTTATAACATTTCAGGGGTCATCTAGAACCTGACCTCAGATCAGTCTGAACACATTTACACTGCATCTGAAACAGGTTTATCCACAACACACCATGCTGCAGCACACTGAAGGTCAGAACTGTGCAGAATAACTGACCTCAGATCAGTgttcacaccacacactgctcctgagtcacacacatcatcatcatcatcatcatcatcaccatcgtGTGTTTAATGCATTACTACTGACCTCAGATCAGCgttcacaccacacactgctcctgagtcacacacatcatcatcatcatcaccatcatcatcatcatcaccatcgtGTGTTTAATGCATTACTACTGACCTCAGATCAGTTTTAATCACCACACACTGCTcctgagtcacacacacatcatcatcatcatcatcatcgtgtGTTTAATGCATTACTACTGACCTC
The genomic region above belongs to Pangasianodon hypophthalmus isolate fPanHyp1 chromosome 6, fPanHyp1.pri, whole genome shotgun sequence and contains:
- the slc24a5 gene encoding sodium/potassium/calcium exchanger 5, whose product is MSEEWGSERKRRMSEEWGSERKRRRETVLSVLGLVLLLYAAVQLVFYTATHTPEHHHRLRRALENESRCVPPQSSEFPEGFFTEQERKDGGIVIYFIIIFYMLLAVSVVCDEYFLPSLEVISDRLGLSQDVAGATFMAAGSSAPELVTAFLGVFVTKGDIGVSTIVGSAVYNLLGICAACGLLSSVVSRLSCWPLFRDCIAYAISVTAVIAMISDNQVYWYDAACLLLVYGVYIVVLCFDVRISEYVLRRFSPCCVCLGKSEEELSERRPLSGWSHDQDHDDVTSLRVSRRSRTDSGIFHEDSSYSHLSLSLHGLSDTPREPHSVFRMPDSDVKRIFWVLSVPVMVLLYVTVPDCRKRFWKKFYMLTFFMAAVWIAAFTYVLVWMVTIVGETLEIPDTVMGLTLLAAGTSIPDTIASVMVAREGKGDMAMSNIVGSNVFDMLCLGLPWFIKTAFVDPSSPVVVNSTGLVFTTSSLLISILILFIATHINGWKLDRKLGAACLVIYVIFATLSILYELGIIGNSPIRACGD